The following coding sequences are from one Salmo trutta chromosome 36, fSalTru1.1, whole genome shotgun sequence window:
- the LOC115175856 gene encoding phosphatidylinositol 4-kinase beta: MADMEVSLSPAQIEALYLSPSLSSTSTFSCPSSPGSSSSSFSCSDCSSDCLNQHQSSSSPRSSSPSGCSSSDSDGMRGCSPPLDIISEDAVVLDLVINPEVALKACQEVLQKVKLLKVEEEPELLQKCSPQWRLPKGTVYMEPCNTGSTKEEEQHYSPQQIMQKCPPSQQPCDTGSIKEEEDEKCDPPRQITQTCPPSQQQNGNQSSAAAKQSLLLRLFESKLFDVSMAMSYLYKSKEPGVQAYIGNRLFSFSDEDVDFHLPQLLNMYVHMDEDMADAIRPYVVHRCRQSIAFSLQTAWLLGAYSSDMHISTQRHSRGTKLRKLILSDELKPHAASKGVGAADARPGLWVGARIHHHQRHTMEPSLAPDSQINPADAYLSPSKRTHQRSKSDATHCTSLGTSLKRTASNPKVESGYDEPLRLTPQREFIKSLISIGKQLATLPTKEQKTWQLISELSQLNHKLPARVWLPTAAFDHHVVRMPHTQAVVLNSKDKAPYIIYVEVLECERFETSGIPLRIPETRIRSARSADNLLPECIGITAEQCAGSFSTVPNYDNDDEAWAVDDIGDLEVELPEGHTSSSDNISQFSVDSITSTESKEPVFIAAGDIRRRLSENLAHTPTTFRKDPEDPSAVALKEPWKEKVRRIREGSPYGHLPNWRLLSVIVKCGDDLRQELLAFQVLSQLQSIWEQERVPLWIKPYKILVMSSDSGMIEPVLNAVSLHQVRKQSQLSLLDYFLQEHGSYTNEAFLTAQRNFVESCAGYSLICYLLQVKDRHNGNILLDSEGHIIHIDFGFILSSSPRNLGFETSAFKLTSEFVDVMGGLDGDMFNYYKVLMLQGLIAARKHMEKVVQIVEIMQQGSHLPCFHGSSTIRYLKERFHMSLTEEQLQVLVEQMVDGSMRSITTKLYDGFQYFTNGIM; the protein is encoded by the exons ATGGCTGACATGGAAgtgtctctctcccctgcccAGATCGAGGCACTTTACCTCAGCCCCTCGCTGTCCTCCACCTCCACATTTTCCTGCCCTTCCTCACCTGGATCCTCTTCTTCCTCGTTCTCCTGCTCAGACTGCTCCTCGGACTGCCTCAACCAACACCAGTCGTCTTCCAGTCCTAGAAGCTCCAGCCCCAGTGGCTGCAGCAGCAGCGACAGCGATGGCATGCGGGGCTGCAGCCCTCCTTTGGATATCATATCTGAGGACGCTGTGGTGCTGGACCTGGTCATCAATCCTGAAGTGGCCTTGAAGGCTTGCCAGGAGGTCCTGCAGAAGGTAAAACTCTTGAAGGTTGAGGAAGAACCAGAGTTGTTGCAAAAGTGCAGCCCGCAATGGCGGCTGCCCAAAGGGACCGTATACATGGAGCCTTGCAACACGGGTTCGACTAAAGAGGAAGAACAACATTATTCTCCTCAACAAATAATGCAGAAATGCCCTCCGTCACAACAGCCTTGTGACACAGGTTCGattaaagaagaggaagacgaaAAGTGTGACCCTCCCCGACAAATTACGCAGACATGCCCTCCGTCGCAACAACAGAATGGCAACCAGTCCTCTGCGGCAGCCAAGCAGTCCTTGCTTTTGCGGCTCTTTGAATCTAAGCTCTTCGACGTCTCCATGGCCATGTCCTATCTGTACAAGTCCAAAGAGCCCGGTGTCCAGGCCTACATTGGCAACCGCCTCTTTAGCTTCTCAGACGAAGACGTGGACTTCCACCTGCCCCAGCTGCTCAACATGTACGTCCACATGGACGAGGATATGGCCGACGCCATCCGGCCCTACGTGGTGCACCGCTGCCGCCAGAGCATTGCCTTCTCCCTGCAGACGGCATGGCTACTCGGCGCCTACTCCTCCGACATGCACATCTCTACCCAGCGCCACTCACGCGGCACCAAGCTGCGCAAGCTAATCCTCTCAGACGAACTAAAGCCCCATGCAGCTTCTAAAGGTGTGGGTGCTGCGGATGCCAGGCCTGGGCTGTGGGTCGGTGCCCGCATTCACCACCACCAGCGGCACACCATGGAGCCGTCCCTGGCCCCCGACAGCCAAATCAACCCCGCCGATGCCTACCTCTCGCCTTCCAAGCGGACACACCAGCGGTCCAAGTCGGACGCCACACATTGCACGAGCCTGGGGACTAGCCTCAAGAGAACAGCCAGCAACCCCAAGGTGGAAAGCGGCTACGATGAG cCGCTGCGCCTGACGCCGCAGAGGGAGTTCATCAAGTCTCTGATAAGCATCGGAAAGCAGCTGGCCACACTGCCCACCAAGGAGCAGAAGACCTGGCAGCTCATCTCAGAGCTGTCACAGCTCAACCACAAGCTGCCCGCCCGCGTCTGGCTGCCCACTGCAGCCTTCGACCACCACGTGGTGCGCATGCCCCACACACAGGCCGTGGTGCTCAACTCCAAAGACAAG GCCCCATACATCATCTACGTGGAGGTGCTGGAGTGCGAGAGGTTCGAGACATCCGGCATTCCCCTGCGCATCCCAGAGACGCGCATCCGCAGTGCCCGCTCTGCAGACAACCTCCTCCCGGAGTGCATTGGCATCACAGCCGAGCAGTGCGCCGGCAGCTTCTCCACCGTGCCCAACTACGACAACGACGACGAGGCCTGGGCCGTGGATGACATTGGCGATCTGGAAGTGGAG CTCCCAGAAGGCCACACCAGTAGCAGTGACAACATCTCCCAGTTCTCTGTGGACAGCATCACCAGCACGGAGAGCAAGGAGCCTGTCTTCATCGCCGCCGGCGACATCAG GCGACGTCTGTCAGAGAACCTGGCCCACACCCCCACAACGTTCCGGAAAGATCCGGAGGACCCGTCTGCTGTAGCGCTCAAGGAGCCCTGGAAGGAGAAAGTCAG gcGGATAAGGGAGGGCTCCCCTTACGGTCACCTGCCAAACTGGCGGCTGCTGTCGGTCATCGTGAAGTGTGGGGACGATCTGAGGCAAGAGCTACTGGCCTTCCAGGTGCTCAGCCAGCTACAG tCCATCTGGGAGCAGGAGCGCGTCCCCCTGTGGATCAAGCCCTATAAGATCCTGGTGATGTCATCAGACAGCGGGATGATTGAGCCTGTGCTGAACGCTGTGTCTCTGCACCAG GTGAGGAAGCAGAGCCAGCTGTCTCTGCTGGACTACTTCCTGCAGGAGCATGGCAGCTACACCAACGAGGCCTTCCTCACCGCCCAGCGCAACTTTGTGGAGAGCTGCGCCGGCTACAGTCTCATCTGCTACCTGCTGCAGGTTAAAGACAG ACACAATGGAAACATCCTCCTGGACTCGGAGGGCCACATAATCCACATTGACTTTGGCTTCATCCTGTCCAGCTCACCCAGGAACCTGGGCTTTGAAACCTCCGCTTTTAAGCTCACCAGCGAATTTGTGGAT GTGATGGGAGGCTTGGATGGAGACATGTTCAACTACTACAAGGTGCTGATGCTCCAGGGCCTGATCGCTGCTCGCAAACACATGGAGAAGGTGGTCCAAATAGTGGAGATCATGCAGCAAG GCTCTCACCTGCCCTGCTTCCATGGCTCCAGCACCATCCGCTACCTGAAGGAGCGTTTCCACATGAGCCTGACGGAGGAGCAGCTACAGGTGCTGGTGGAGCAGATGGTGGATGGCTCCATGCGCTCCATCACCACCAAGCTTTATGACGGCTTCCAGTACTTCACCAACGGCATCATGTGA